A genomic region of Desulfovibrio aminophilus contains the following coding sequences:
- a CDS encoding surface carbohydrate biosynthesis protein has product MLCAIPIEIAMRELDGMLHLSLHLAARGLPTLLGERMVNRYVLSSGKPVIYFDSDQDVSVNEAVLAAGGEVVNLNPEGLNQWDRAEIVDNHLRILPCVSRICAWGEHQARLMRSRMPSDKAGLVTVTGYPSFDLANRRFLPYYRDESLVRLHGEDYILINTSFTCNHVMGFEHYIAMLGRMKEWRIYKDEQFITFKRRAAEYQRRLLEPFALLARHLATRFPGRHVIIRPHPVENMDFYRERTSDLPNVFVDRSGSVRNWIATAQAVIHHDCTTGLEALLMGKPLIQYRPIFDAELAAPIVCGLGEPAETQEAVADIIAGLQPGALVTPPGGLLAPYFANLERSAARSIAEIASGYAADGRETWAPQPLGAWEAIKCWRKYVSKLIRARQPGRNGRKVRYALAKFPRLPVAEVQNRISRLAAIQPELPPVSVTRLALNTYLVRPAA; this is encoded by the coding sequence ATGCTGTGCGCCATACCTATTGAAATCGCCATGCGGGAGCTGGACGGAATGCTCCATCTCTCACTGCACCTGGCCGCGCGCGGCCTGCCCACGCTTCTCGGCGAGCGCATGGTCAACCGTTACGTGCTGTCCTCCGGCAAGCCGGTGATCTACTTCGACAGCGATCAGGACGTCTCGGTCAACGAGGCCGTGCTGGCCGCCGGGGGCGAGGTCGTCAACCTGAACCCAGAGGGCCTCAACCAGTGGGACCGGGCGGAGATCGTGGACAACCACCTGCGCATCCTGCCCTGCGTCTCGCGCATCTGCGCCTGGGGCGAGCATCAGGCCCGCCTGATGCGCTCCCGGATGCCCTCGGACAAGGCCGGGCTCGTCACGGTCACGGGCTACCCGTCCTTTGACCTCGCCAACCGGAGATTCCTGCCGTACTACCGCGACGAGTCCCTGGTCCGGCTGCACGGCGAGGATTACATCCTCATCAACACGAGCTTCACCTGCAACCACGTGATGGGTTTCGAGCACTACATCGCCATGCTCGGCCGGATGAAGGAATGGCGCATCTACAAGGATGAGCAGTTCATCACCTTCAAGCGCCGCGCCGCCGAGTACCAGCGGCGACTGCTGGAGCCCTTCGCCCTGCTGGCCCGCCACCTGGCGACCCGTTTTCCCGGGCGGCACGTGATCATCCGGCCGCATCCCGTGGAGAACATGGATTTCTACCGCGAGCGGACCAGCGACCTGCCCAATGTCTTCGTGGACCGGAGCGGCTCGGTGCGCAACTGGATCGCCACGGCCCAGGCGGTCATCCACCACGATTGCACCACCGGCCTGGAAGCCCTGCTCATGGGCAAGCCGCTCATCCAGTACCGGCCGATATTCGATGCGGAGCTGGCCGCGCCGATCGTCTGCGGCCTCGGGGAACCGGCCGAAACCCAGGAAGCGGTTGCGGACATCATCGCCGGGCTCCAGCCGGGCGCCCTGGTCACCCCGCCGGGCGGGCTCCTGGCCCCTTATTTCGCCAACCTGGAGCGGAGCGCCGCGCGGAGCATCGCGGAGATCGCCTCGGGATACGCCGCCGACGGTCGGGAGACATGGGCGCCCCAGCCCCTGGGCGCGTGGGAGGCCATCAAGTGCTGGCGGAAATACGTCAGCAAGCTCATCCGCGCCCGCCAGCCGGGGCGCAACGGCCGCAAGGTGCGTTACGCCCTGGCCAAGTTCCCCAGGCTTCCCGTGGCCGAGGTCCAGAACCGGATCAGCCGTCTGGCCGCCATCCAGCCCGAATTGCCGCCGGTCAGCGTGACGCGGCTGGCGCTGAACACCTATCTGGTCCGCCCGGCCGCCTGA
- a CDS encoding NAD-dependent 4,6-dehydratase LegB: MELNGKRILVTGADGFIGSHLTEHLVRQGFRVRAFVLYNSFNSWGWLDESPEEIKAELDVFAGDIRDPNGVRRAMEGCDVVLNLAALIAIPYSYHSPDTYVDTNVKGALNVVQAARDLGVERVVQTSTSEVYGTARFVPITEEHPLQPQSPYSASKIGADQIALSFHHAFGTPVSVIRPFNTYGPRQSARAVIPTVITQIATGVRRVRLGALHPTRDFSFVEDIARGFVEVARADACLGQVTNIGSGFEISIGDTARTIAEVMDADIEIVCDQERLRPENSEVERLFAGIDRAAERCGWRPEYAGLDGFRRGLARTVEWFRNPDNLRRYKAGRYNI, translated from the coding sequence ATGGAGTTGAACGGCAAGCGGATTCTGGTCACCGGGGCGGACGGGTTCATCGGTTCGCACCTCACCGAGCACTTGGTGCGCCAGGGGTTCCGGGTGCGGGCCTTCGTGCTCTACAATTCCTTCAACTCCTGGGGATGGCTGGACGAATCGCCCGAGGAGATCAAGGCCGAACTGGACGTCTTCGCCGGGGACATCCGCGACCCCAATGGGGTGCGCCGGGCCATGGAGGGCTGCGACGTGGTCCTCAATCTGGCCGCGCTCATCGCCATCCCCTATTCCTACCACTCCCCGGACACCTACGTGGACACCAACGTCAAGGGCGCGCTGAACGTGGTCCAGGCTGCCCGCGACCTGGGCGTGGAGCGCGTGGTCCAGACCTCCACCAGCGAGGTCTACGGCACGGCGCGGTTCGTGCCCATCACCGAGGAGCACCCCCTCCAGCCCCAGTCGCCCTATTCGGCCTCCAAGATCGGCGCGGACCAGATCGCGCTCTCGTTCCACCACGCCTTCGGCACGCCGGTGTCGGTGATCCGGCCCTTCAACACCTATGGCCCCCGGCAGTCCGCCCGGGCCGTGATCCCCACCGTGATCACCCAGATCGCCACCGGCGTCCGCCGGGTCCGGCTCGGGGCCCTGCACCCCACGCGGGACTTCAGCTTCGTGGAGGACATCGCGCGCGGGTTCGTGGAAGTGGCCCGGGCCGACGCCTGCCTGGGGCAGGTCACCAACATCGGCAGCGGCTTCGAGATCTCCATCGGCGATACGGCCCGGACCATCGCCGAGGTCATGGACGCGGACATCGAGATCGTCTGCGACCAGGAACGCCTACGGCCGGAAAACAGCGAGGTGGAACGTCTCTTCGCGGGCATCGACCGGGCCGCCGAGCGCTGTGGCTGGCGTCCTGAATACGCCGGACTCGACGGCTTCCGGCGCGGACTCGCGCGCACCGTGGAATGGTTCCGGAACCCCGACAATCTCCGGCGCTACAAGGCCGGCCGCTACAACATCTGA
- a CDS encoding nucleotidyltransferase family protein gives MKDWRKALVSADGTVRDAVQALNDGSVRVALAVDEDERLRGVVTDGDIRRGLLAGKGLESPLSDVLVTTFCAARPGDDDASILATMRGKDILQMPVLDAAGRVIGLKVLGELSAPRPRDNWVVLMAGGLGTRLRPLTEECPKPLLPVGGQPLLETIMQQFIQHGFHNFFISVNYRADMVEECFGDGSRLGVRVEYLREREPLGTAGALGLLPRKPDRPVFVMNGDLLTRVDFPGMLDFHLAQGARATMAVRGFDIQVPYGVVDVRENRIVGLEEKPVQKFFVNAGIYVLDPGTVAEIAPDAYLDMPSLFSRLMEQGRPTAAFPIHEYWMDIGRRQDFDQANCDFDLHFQRQER, from the coding sequence ATGAAGGATTGGAGAAAGGCCCTGGTTTCCGCCGACGGCACGGTGCGGGACGCCGTGCAGGCGCTCAATGACGGCAGCGTGCGCGTGGCCCTGGCCGTGGACGAGGACGAGCGCCTCCGGGGCGTGGTCACGGACGGCGACATCCGGCGCGGCCTGCTGGCCGGCAAGGGCCTGGAAAGCCCGTTGAGCGACGTCCTGGTCACGACATTCTGCGCCGCGCGGCCGGGCGATGACGACGCCTCCATCCTGGCGACCATGCGCGGCAAGGACATCCTCCAGATGCCCGTGCTGGACGCCGCGGGCCGGGTCATCGGCCTGAAGGTGCTCGGCGAACTCTCCGCGCCTCGGCCGCGCGACAACTGGGTGGTGCTCATGGCCGGGGGCCTTGGAACGCGGCTGCGACCGCTCACCGAGGAGTGCCCCAAGCCCCTGCTGCCCGTGGGCGGGCAGCCGCTGCTGGAAACCATCATGCAGCAGTTCATCCAGCACGGCTTCCACAATTTCTTCATTTCCGTGAACTACCGCGCCGACATGGTCGAGGAGTGCTTCGGCGACGGCTCCCGGCTGGGCGTGCGCGTGGAGTACCTGCGCGAGCGCGAGCCCCTGGGCACCGCCGGGGCCCTGGGCCTGCTGCCCCGCAAGCCGGACCGCCCGGTCTTCGTCATGAACGGCGACCTGCTCACCCGGGTGGACTTTCCCGGCATGCTCGACTTTCATCTGGCCCAGGGGGCGCGCGCCACCATGGCCGTGCGCGGATTCGACATCCAGGTGCCCTACGGCGTGGTGGACGTGCGCGAAAACCGCATCGTGGGCCTGGAGGAGAAGCCGGTGCAGAAGTTCTTCGTCAACGCGGGCATCTACGTCCTGGATCCCGGGACCGTGGCGGAGATCGCCCCGGATGCCTATCTCGACATGCCCTCCCTGTTCTCCCGGCTCATGGAGCAGGGCCGCCCCACGGCCGCCTTCCCCATCCACGAGTACTGGATGGACATCGGCCGCAGACAGGATTTCGACCAGGCCAATTGCGACTTCGACCTGCACTTCCAACGCCAGGAGCGCTAG
- a CDS encoding Gfo/Idh/MocA family protein: MRVLVVGFGSIGERHARLLAGLGHEVACLTRSPDCQHPVFDSAGAAQAAFRPEAAVVATATADHQRSLEDLAQAGFQGRILVEKPLFHRADLRVPLGLGPVYAGYNLRFHPLVPRLLELLHGRVVVSIQAYVGQHLSTWRPGRDFRQCYSAHRDQGGGVLRDLSHELDLVQLLAGPWARVAAVLGTFGDLGIESEDTACLLLETARCPAATIQLNYLDPGARRELLVLAQGLSLKADFVAGTLETPEGVERFAAERDTTYLAQARALAGDCAGLCTQGEAEQTLALIDAAEQAARDGRWVRA, translated from the coding sequence ATGCGGGTCCTGGTCGTCGGCTTCGGCTCCATCGGCGAGCGCCACGCCCGCCTGCTGGCCGGACTGGGCCACGAGGTGGCCTGTCTGACCCGCAGCCCGGACTGTCAGCACCCGGTCTTCGACTCGGCCGGGGCGGCCCAGGCGGCGTTCCGGCCCGAGGCGGCGGTGGTGGCCACGGCCACGGCCGACCACCAGCGTTCCCTGGAGGACTTGGCCCAGGCCGGATTCCAAGGCCGGATTCTGGTGGAGAAGCCGCTCTTCCACCGCGCGGACCTGCGCGTCCCCCTGGGACTCGGGCCGGTGTACGCGGGCTACAACCTGCGTTTCCATCCCCTGGTCCCCAGGCTGCTGGAATTGCTTCATGGCCGCGTCGTCGTCTCCATCCAGGCCTACGTGGGCCAGCATCTTTCGACCTGGCGGCCGGGCCGGGACTTCCGGCAATGCTATTCCGCGCACCGGGATCAGGGCGGCGGCGTGCTGCGCGACCTGTCCCACGAGCTGGACCTCGTGCAGCTCCTGGCCGGGCCCTGGGCGCGGGTGGCGGCGGTGCTCGGAACCTTCGGCGACCTGGGCATCGAGTCCGAGGACACGGCCTGCCTGCTTCTGGAAACCGCGCGTTGCCCCGCCGCCACCATCCAGCTCAACTACCTGGACCCCGGGGCGCGACGGGAACTGCTGGTTCTGGCCCAAGGGCTGAGCCTCAAGGCCGACTTCGTGGCCGGAACCTTGGAAACGCCGGAAGGCGTCGAACGCTTCGCGGCCGAACGGGACACGACCTATCTGGCCCAGGCCCGGGCCTTGGCCGGGGACTGCGCCGGGCTCTGCACCCAGGGCGAGGCCGAACAGACCCTGGCGCTCATCGACGCCGCGGAACAGGCCGCCCGGGATGGGCGGTGGGTGCGCGCATGA
- a CDS encoding acylneuraminate cytidylyltransferase family protein, whose protein sequence is MTPKIWGFIFARGGSKGLPGKNIRPLDGVPLLGHAVRAARDSGCVERVIVSTDDPAIAEAARACGAEVPFPRPAELARDDTPEWLAWRHAVDSLDDFDVFVSLPATAPLRIGADVKACVEAYLRGDCDVVITVRAAERHPSFNMVRLDESGYASVLMPRDGVTRRQDAPAVFDMTTVAYVTSPRFIREHSALFQGRVRAVEIPAERAVDIDTELDFAFAEFLMQRRNQGKKP, encoded by the coding sequence ATGACACCGAAAATCTGGGGATTCATCTTTGCCCGCGGCGGTTCCAAGGGCCTGCCGGGCAAGAACATCCGGCCCCTGGACGGCGTGCCTCTGCTGGGCCACGCCGTGCGCGCCGCCCGCGACAGCGGTTGCGTCGAGCGGGTCATCGTCTCCACCGACGACCCGGCCATCGCCGAGGCGGCCCGCGCCTGCGGGGCCGAGGTTCCCTTCCCGCGCCCGGCCGAGCTGGCCCGGGACGACACGCCGGAATGGCTGGCCTGGCGGCACGCCGTGGATTCCCTGGACGACTTCGATGTCTTCGTCTCCCTGCCCGCCACGGCCCCGCTGCGCATCGGCGCGGACGTGAAGGCCTGCGTGGAGGCTTACCTGCGGGGCGACTGCGACGTGGTCATCACCGTGCGCGCGGCCGAGCGCCATCCCTCGTTCAACATGGTCCGGCTGGACGAGAGCGGCTACGCCTCGGTGCTCATGCCCCGGGACGGCGTGACCCGGCGGCAGGACGCCCCGGCGGTCTTCGACATGACCACCGTGGCCTACGTCACCTCGCCGCGTTTCATCCGCGAACATTCCGCCCTGTTCCAAGGCCGGGTGCGGGCGGTGGAGATTCCGGCCGAGCGGGCCGTGGACATCGACACGGAACTGGATTTCGCCTTCGCGGAATTTCTCATGCAGCGCCGCAACCAAGGAAAGAAGCCATGA
- a CDS encoding SDR family oxidoreductase, with protein MKSIRELMDLSGRAALVTGGAGHIGRACGEALAEMGCAVAVIDLDEGGCRETADDLARRFGVATLALALDLADEKAVVAAPDRVADALGSLGILVNCAAFVGTSKLQGWGVPFEQQRLDTWRAALEVNLTAPFALIQAAARHLRASGHGSVVNVGSTYGVVGPDWSLYEGTSMSNPAAYAASKGGLIQLTRWLSTTLAPDVRVNSLCPGGVFRNQPESFVRRYEARTPAGRMATEEDMKGTLLYLAGDLSRYVTGQNIMVDGGWTAW; from the coding sequence ATGAAGAGCATCCGGGAACTCATGGACCTGAGCGGCCGCGCGGCCCTGGTCACCGGCGGGGCCGGGCACATCGGCCGGGCCTGCGGCGAGGCTTTGGCCGAAATGGGCTGCGCCGTGGCCGTCATCGACCTGGACGAGGGCGGCTGCCGCGAAACGGCCGACGACCTGGCGCGGCGCTTCGGCGTGGCCACTCTGGCCCTGGCCCTGGACCTGGCCGACGAGAAGGCCGTGGTCGCCGCGCCGGACCGCGTGGCCGACGCCCTGGGCTCCCTGGGCATCCTGGTGAACTGCGCGGCCTTTGTCGGCACCTCCAAGCTCCAGGGCTGGGGCGTGCCCTTCGAGCAGCAGCGCCTGGACACCTGGCGCGCGGCCCTGGAGGTCAACCTCACCGCGCCCTTCGCCCTGATCCAGGCCGCGGCCCGGCATCTGCGCGCCTCGGGCCACGGCTCGGTGGTCAACGTGGGCTCGACCTACGGCGTGGTGGGCCCGGACTGGAGCCTCTACGAGGGCACGTCCATGAGCAACCCGGCGGCCTACGCCGCCAGCAAGGGCGGCCTGATCCAGCTCACGCGCTGGCTGTCCACCACCCTGGCTCCGGACGTGCGCGTGAACAGCCTCTGCCCGGGTGGCGTCTTCCGCAACCAGCCCGAGTCCTTCGTGCGGCGCTACGAGGCCCGCACCCCGGCGGGGCGCATGGCCACGGAAGAGGACATGAAGGGCACCCTGCTCTATCT